The Populus alba chromosome 4, ASM523922v2, whole genome shotgun sequence genome contains a region encoding:
- the LOC118050716 gene encoding probable N-acetyl-gamma-glutamyl-phosphate reductase, chloroplastic has translation MSSATFSSTYFLKGSEVKVSSLKSKNGNCKLHAGGSTALSRKRLQISNAKQEKEVRVALLGASGYTGAEIIRLLANHPYFGITVMTADRNAGKSMDSVFPHFITQKNLPVLVSTSDADFSDVDAVFCCLPHGTTQEIIKGLPKGLKIVDLSADFRLRNVSEYEEWYGQPHRAPDLQEEAVYGLTEILREEIKNANLVANPGCYPTSIQLPLVPLIKANLIEHKNIIVDAKSGVSGAGRGAKVANLYTELTEGIMSYGVTRHRHVPEIEQGLSDAAHSKVTISFTPHLMPMTRGMQSTIYVEMASGVTTDNLYQQLKVSYQDEEFVRLLEKGAVPRTHDVRGSNYCYINVFPDRIPGRAIIISVIDNLVKGASGQALQNLNIMMGFPENTGLGYLPLFP, from the exons ATGAGCAGTGCAACTTTCAGTTCTACCTACTTCTTGAAG GGTAGTGAAGTGAAAGTTTCAAGCTTGAAGAGTAAAAATGGAAATTGCAAGCTACATGCTGGTGGGTCTACTGCTTTGTCCAGAAAAAGATTGCAGATTTCAAATGCTAAGCAGGAGAAAGAAGTTCGTGTTGCTCTTCTTGGTGCCAGTGGCTATACTGGTGCAGAG ATTATTAGACTTCTTGCAAACCATCCATACTTTGGTATAACTGTGATGACTGCTGATAGAAATGCTGGGAAGTCGATGGATTCTGTATTTCCTCATTTCATCACACAAAAG AATTTGCCGGTTTTGGTTTCTACCAGCGATGCAGATTTTTCTGATGTTGATGCTGTATTCTGTTGCTTGCCTCATGGAACCACACag gaAATCATCAAAGGTCTTCCCAAGGGATTAAAGATTGTTGATCTTTCAGCG GACTTCCGATTACGAAACGTTTCTGAGTATGAAGAATGGTATGGCCAGCCACACAGAGCACCTGATTTGCAG GAAGAAGCTGTTTATGGTTTGACTGAAATTTTGagagaggaaataaaaaatgcaaatctTGTTGCTAATCCTGGTTGTTATCCAACATCGATTCAGCTTCCTTTAGTTCCCTTGATAAAG GCCAATCTCATTGAACATAAGAATATTATCGTTGATGCAAAATCTGGAGTGAGTGGAGCAG GACGTGGTGCTAAGGTGGCAAATTTGTACACTGAATTAACTGAAGGCATCATGTCTTATGGTGTTACAAGGCATCGTCATG TTCCAGAAATTGAACAGGGGCTATCCGATGCTGCGCATTCTAAAGTTACCATCAGTTTTACTCCACACTTAATGCCAATG ACCCGTGGTATGCAATCAACTATCTATGTGGAAATGGCTTCAGGAGTGACAACCGACAATTTGTACCAGCAATTGAAAGTTTCTTACCAG GATGAAGAATTTGTAAGATTATTGGAAAAAGGAGCTGTTCCTCGCACTCATGATGTTCGAGGCTCTAATTATTGTTATATAAATGTATTTCCCGACCGAATTCCTGGCAGAGCAATAATCATATCAGTT ATTGATAATCTTGTGAAGGGGGCTTCTGGTCAAGCTctacaaaatttaaatataatgatGGGATTTCCAGAAAACACAGGGCTTGGGTACCTGCCATTGTTTCCTTGA